One Amaranthus tricolor cultivar Red isolate AtriRed21 chromosome 1, ASM2621246v1, whole genome shotgun sequence DNA window includes the following coding sequences:
- the LOC130797570 gene encoding uncharacterized protein LOC130797570 isoform X3: MNTRAIDFIGAGAKSYKEWFAFIGQKAGLWMPGSPYAIDFRTSFPVSSGLKLMDVSTYSCNDTSLGCSCGDCPSSSECSSAEPPHSQTEDSCSVRLGILKMKCIDLSMAILYILLLSSFLGWGFFYRNTERSSPTSIVKPLLSEVDSIDEDTGTAPESQSTIQGIMTDIFRKYGLWVARNPTLVLCSSVFVVLLLCLGLLGFQVETRPEKLWVGPGSKAAEEKHFFDTHLAPFYRIEQIILATRKDPGSGKSPSIVTEDNIQLLFDIQQKVDEIRVNYSGHTVSLSDICLKPLGEDCAIQSILQYFQMDPYNYDEYGGIQHALYCFQHYTSTDSCLSAFKAPLDPSTALGGFSGNNFSEASAFVVTYPVTNMIDESNDANGKAMEWERAFIKLAKEELLPMVQPSNLTLSFSSESSIEDELKRESNADVITILISYLVMFAYISLTLGDRPHSSLFYISSKVLLGLSGVVVVILSVLGSVGFFSAIGVKSTLIIMEVIPFLVLAVGVDNMCILVHAAKRQPVEIPLEERISNALAEVGPSITLASLSEVLAFAVGAFITMPACRVFSMFAALAVLLDFLLQLSAFVALIVLDFKRAEDFRIDCFPCIKISSASEESNRGTDQRTPGFLTQYMKDFHAPILLHRGVKIVVLAIFSGLVLAGIALCPRIEPGLEQQIALPQDSYLQGYFSDLSDYLRVGPPLYFVVKDYNYSSKSRHTNQLCSISKCDSNSLLNEISRASLTPESTYIAKPAASWLDDFLVWLSPEAFGCCRKFVNDSYCPPDDQPPCCLPEDEPCGYGGVCKDCTTCFRHSDLDNDRPSTAQFREKLPWFLNALPSADCAKGGHGAYTTSLDLTGYESGIIRASEFRTYHTPVNQQSDYVNALRAAREFSSKVSDSLKMDIFPYSVFYIFFEQYLDIWSTALINLAIALGAVFVVCLVITSSLWSSAIILLVLVMIVVDLMGVMAILGIQLNAVSVVNLIMSIGIAVEFCVHITHAFSVSHGDRNQRAREALGTMGASVFSGITLTKLVGVIVLCFARSEIFVVYYFQMYLALVIIGFLHGLVFLPVLLSLIGPPPRNRPAVDRTLN; encoded by the exons AATGGTTTGCATTCATTGGTCAGAAGGCTGGATTATGGATGCCCGGATCTCCCTATGCCATTGATTTTCGGACCAGTTTTCCTGTATCATCTGGATTGAAGCTTATGGATGTGTCTACCTACTCTTGCAATGACACTTCACTTGGATGCTCATGCGGTGATTGTCCATCATCTTCTGAATGCTCAAGCGCAGAACCTCCTCATTCCCAGACAGAGGATTCCTGCTCAGTTAGACTGGGTATTCTTAAG ATGAAATGCATAGACTTATCAATGGCCATTCTCTATATTCTGTTGCTTTCTAGTTTTCTTGGATGGGGTTTCTTCTACCGGAATACAGAAAGGAGCAGTCCTACATCCATTGTGAAGCCGTTGTTGAGTGAAGTTGATTCTATTGATGAG GATACTGGGACTGCTCCAGAATCTCAGTCTACTATTCAAGGAATCATGACTGATATCTTTAG GAAGTACGGTCTGTGGGTTGCAAGGAATCCTACTCTTGTGCTGTGTTCATCAGTTTTTGTAGTTCTTTTACTTTGCTTGGGATTATTAGGTTTCCAGGTTGAGACTCGGCCTGAAAAG TTGTGGGTAGGTCCTGGAAGTAAGGCAGCAGAAGAGAAGCATTTCTTTGATACTCATTTGGCACCTTTTTATAGGATTGAACAG ATTATATTGGCAACGAGAAAAGATCCAGGGAGTGGGAAATCTCCCAGTATAGTAACAGAAGATAACATACAGTTGCTTTTTGACATACAACAGAAG GTTGACGAAATTCGGGTTAACTATTCAGGCCATACGGTATCCTTGTCTGATATTTGTTTAAAGCCTCTAGGGGAGGATTGTGCCATCCAAAGCATTCTTCAG TATTTCCAGATGGATCCTTACAATTATGATGAATATGGAGGCATTCAACATGCTTTGTATTGCTTTCAG CATTACACATCCACAGACTCGTGTTTGAGCGCCTTTAAAGCCCCACTTGATCCAAGCACTGCTTTGGGAGGATTTTCTGGCAATAATTTTTCCGAG GCTTCTGCATTTGTGGTAACTTACCCAGTTACTAACATGATTGATGAGTCCAATGATGCAAATGGGAAGGCTATGGAATGGGAAAGAGCTTTTATTAAGTTAGCTAAG GAAGAGCTGTTACCCATGGTGCAGCCCAGCAATCTCACTTTATCTTTTTCTTCAGAAAGCTCAATTGAGGATGAACTTAAACGGGAAAGCAATGCTGATGTCATAACAATTTTA ATAAGCTATCTTGTGATGTTTGCTTATATATCTCTTACACTGGGTGACAGACCACATTCGTCCTTGTTCTACATTTCATCTAAG GTTTTGCTTGGACTTTCTGGAGTTGTGGTTGTTATATTGTCGGTTCTTGGCTCAGTTGGTTTCTTCAGCGCCATTGGAGTGAAGTCAACGTTGATCATAATGGAAGTCATTCCTTTTCTTGTTTTGGCT GTTGGAGTTGATAACATGTGTATATTGGTACATGCTGCAAAACGACAGCCGGTTGAAATTCCACTAGAAGAACGAATAAGCAATGCTCTTGCTGAAGTTGGTCCATCCATAACTCTTGCTAGTTTATCTGAGGTCTTGGCATTTGCAGTAGGAGCCTTCATTACTATGCCAGCATGCCGTGTTTTTTCCATGTTTGCAG CGTTGGCTGTACTTTTGGACTTTCTTCTTCAACTTAGTGCCTTTGTTGCACTGATAGTTCTAGACTTCAAGAGAGCCGAAGACTTTAGAATTGATTGTTTCCCATGCATTAAAATTTCTTCTGCTTCTGAGGAATCAAACAGAG GTACTGATCAGAGAACCCCAGGATTTCTTACTCAATATATGAAG GATTTTCACGCACCTATTCTATTACACCGAGGAGTCAAAATAGTTGTTCTTGCTATATTTTCTGGTTTGGTATTAGCAGGCATT GCTTTGTGCCCTAGGATTGAGCCAGGCTTAGAGCAACAGATTGCTCTTCCACAAGATTCATATCTTCAG GGTTATTTTAGTGATCTTTCAGATTATCTAAGAGTTGGACCTCCCTTATATTTTGTTGTAAAAGATTATAACTACAG CTCCAAGTCAAGGCATACAAATCAGCTGTGTTCAATTAGCAAGTGTGATTCAAACTCGCTTTTAAACGAG ATATCAAGAGCATCTTTGACACCGGAGTCTACCTACATTGCTAAGCCAGCAGCCTCTTGGCTTGATGATTTTCTTGTGTGGTTATCACCTGAAGCTTTTGGTTGTTGCCGAAAGTTTGTAAATGATAGTTACTGCCCCCCAGATGATCAG CCTCCATGCTGTTTACCTGAGGACGAGCCTTGTGGTTATGGTGGAGTTTGCAAAGACTGTACTACA TGCTTTCGCCATTCAGACCTGGACAATGATCGCCCTTCAACAGCGCAATTTAGAGAAAAGCTTCCGTGGTTCCTTAATGCATTGCCTTCTGCTGATTGTGCTAAGGGGGGACATGGAGCCTATACTACTAGTTTAGATTTAACTG GTTATGAGAGTGGTATAATAAGAGCATCTGAGTTCCGTACCTATCACACACCAGTGAACCAACAG AGTGACTATGTCAATGCATTGCGTGCTGCCCGTGAGTTCAGCTCAAAAGTTTCTGATTCACTAAAG ATGGATATCTTTCCGTATTCAGTcttctatatattttttgagCAATATTTGGACATTTGGAGTACTGCTCTGATCAACCTAGCAATTGCACTTG GTGCTGTTTTTGTTGTGTGTCTAGTAATAACATCCAG TTTGTGGAGCTCAGCTATCATTTTGCTTGTTTTAGTCATGATTGTAGTTGATTTAATG GGTGTTATGGCAATTTTGGGCATCCAATTAAATGCTGTTTCTGTGGTCAACCTTATCATGTCCATTGGAATCGCTGTTGAGTTCTGTGTTCACATAACACATGCATTTTCG GTCAGTCACGGTGACAGAAATCAGCGTGCTAGGGAGGCTCTTGGTACTATGGGGGCATCTGTTTTCAG TGGAATCACACTAACAAAGCTGGTCGGAGTTATTGTCCTATGCTTTGCAAGATCCGAGATTTTTGTG GTTTATTACTTCCAAATGTACTTGGCGCTGGTTATCATCGGTTTTCTGCATGGGCTCGTCTTTTTGCCT GTATTGCTAAGTTTGATCGGGCCACCACCAAGGAACAGGCCTGCTGTGGACAGAACACTAAACTAA
- the LOC130797584 gene encoding pentatricopeptide repeat-containing protein At2g17140: MNQKTFSKTLFLNSQNPTLAWQIFKRIISNPSLSFSHQNSLPIITRILIRAKMYPELDTLHQHLLKQPFSPSIFSFIHILAKNGLTEMAISQFQSTRKEFPQNPPSVYIYNVLLELSIRENKFDWVPLLYKDMFLSGVSPEVYTFNLLIKGLCDLGHLEDARKVFDKMPERGVNPNVFSYGILIRGYCRTGRANEGLLILDEMRNFGLVPKVVYNTLISSFCKEGNDVEAERLVEMMRKDGLAPDVVTFNSRITALCAAGKMLEASQIFRDMQIDNALGLPKSNIVTFNVMLKGYCRNGMLEEAEALVDTMKKNNLLMTLESYNIWLMGLVRKGRLLEAQLVLKEMVDKGIDPNIYSYNIVIDGLCKNNMLSDAKMMIDIMKNGDTQPDTVTYSSLLHGYCRRGIVSEANNVLNEMMTAGCFPNLYSCNILLHSLWRQGKVSEAECLLQKMNEKGYELDTVTCNIVIRGLCRSGKLDKAIEIVDAMWSQGKAALANLGNLYEGVSDDGDDRKKCVPDVITYSIIVKELSEAGRLEDAKKKLIEMVGKNLYPDSMIYNTFVRCYCKIGKISSAFRVLKDMEKRGLDKNLQTYNSLITEFGFKNQIFEMSGLINEMEERGIAPNVYTYNTVLKSLCDTGQTNDALSLLNEMLRKGVAPNIQSFRVLIKAFCREGEFRAAQEVFEIALGACGHREALYSSTFNELLDAGEIIEGCELFEVATDLCFYIGNFNYNELMNQLCNHEKLDEATHILHKLINKDYNFDPAAFMPVIDLLRKLGKKHEADELSERMLILSEGGGITNKVRLNNNVKFKKKSEGTWRNIVHREDGSGIALQALKRVEKGWGQGNLYNLPSSKIRASDYWEDLA, from the exons ATGAACCAAAAAACATTCAGCAAAACACTTTTCTTGAATTCACAGAATCCTACATTAGCATGGCAGATTTTCAAACGCATAATCTCCAACCCTTCACTTTCATTTTCTCACCAAAATTCTTTACCCATTATTACTCGCATCTTAATTCGGGCCAAAATGTACCCTGAACTCGACACTCTTCATCAGCATCTTCTTAAACAGCCATTTTCTCCATCAatcttttcattcattcatattcTGGCGAAAAATGGCCTCACGGAGATGGCTATTTCGCAGTTTCAATCTACGCGTAAAGAGTTTCCTCAAAACCCTCCATCTGTTTATATATACAATGTACTTCTTGAATTGTCAATTcgagaaaataagtttgattGGGTTCCTTTGTTGTATAAAGACATGTTCTTATCTGGGGTTTCTCCTGAAGTttatacttttaatttattgattaagGGTTTGTGTGATTTGGGTCATTTAGAGGATGCACGGAAGGTGTTTGATAAAATGCCTGAAAGAGGTGTTAATCCGAATGTGTTTAGTTATGGGATTTTGATTCGTGGGTATTGTAGGACAGGGCGTGCGAATGAAGGGTTGTTGATTTTAGATGAAATGAGAAATTTTGGTTTGGTTCCTAAGGTTGTGTATAATACATTGATTTCGAGCTTTTGTAAGGAGGGTAATGATGTTGAAGCTGAGAGGTTAGTGGAAATGATGAGGAAGGATGGTTTAGCTCCGGATGTTGTCACATTTAATTCCAGGATTACGGCTTTATGTGCTGCAGGGAAGATGCTAGAAGCTTCTCAAATATTCAGGGATATGCAGATAGATAATGCACTTGGTTTGCCAAAATCAAATATTGTCACATTCAATGTAATGCTCAAAGGGTACTGCAGGAACGGGATGCTTGAGGAAGCTGAAGCTTTGGTTGATACGATGAAGAAAAACAACCTTTTGATGACGCTGGAGAGCTATAATATATGGTTAATGGGTTTAGTGAGGAAAGGGAGGCTGTTAGAAGCGCAACTAGTTCTCAAAGAGATGGTAGACAAGGGAATTGATCCTAATATTTACTCATATAACATTGTGATAGATGGATTATGCAAGAATAATATGCTGTCTGATGCAAAAATGATGATTGACATAATGAAAAATGGTGACACACAACCTGACACAGTAACCTATAGCTCCTTGCTGCATGGATATTGTAGAAGAGGGATCGTTTCAGAAGCAAATAATGTTTTAAATGAAATGATGACCGCGGGATGTTTCCCGAACTTATATTCCTGCAATATTTTGCTCCATAGTTTGTGGAGACAAGGAAAAGTATCGGAAGCAGAGTGCTTGCTTCAAAAGATGAATGAGAAAGGCTATGAATTGGACACTGTAACATGTAATATAGTGATTCGTGGTCTCTGCAGAAGCGGAAAGTTGGATAAAGCCATTGAAATTGTTGATGCGATGTGGAGTCAAGGAAAGGCTGCTCTTGCTAATCTAGGGAACCTGTATGAAGGTGTGTCGGATGATGGTGATGATAGGAAGAAATGCGTTCCAGATGTGATCACTTATTCAATCATAGTTAAAGAGCTATCTGAAGCTGGAAGGCTGGAAGATGCTAAAAAGAAGCTAATTGAGATGGTAGGTAAAAATCTTTATCCCGATtctatgatttacaatactTTTGTACGCTGTTACTGTAAAATTGGGAAGATATCATCTGCATTTCGGGTTTTGAAGGACATGGAGAAAAGGGGCCTTGACAAGAATCTACAAACTTATAATTCCTTGATTACTGAGTTTGGTTTTAAGAATCAAATATTTGAAATGTCTGGCCTTATAAATGAAATGGAAGAACGAGGGATCGCTCCAAACGTATACACTTATAATACTGTACTTAAATCACTTTGTGACACTGGCCAAACGAATGATGCTTTGTCTCTCTTAAATGAAATGTTACGTAAGGGTGTAGCGCCCAACATTCAGTCTTTCCGAGTGCTAATTAAGGCCTTCTGCAGAGAAGGTGAATTTAGAGCTGCACAAGAGGTTTTTGAAATTGCCCTTGGTGCTTGTGGACATAGGGAAGCACTCTACAGTTCTACTTTTAATGAGTTGCTTGATGCAGGAGAAATTATTGAAGGTTGTGAATTGTTTGAAGTTGCAACAGACCTGTGCTTTTATATAGGAAACTTCAATTACAATGAATTGATGAACCAATTGTGCAACCATGAAAAGTTGGATGAGGCTACTCATATTCTTCACAAATTGATTAATAAAGATTACAACTTTGATCCTGCAGCTTTCATGCCAGTGATTGATTTGTTACGTAAACTAGGGAAAAAACATGAAGCAGATGAACTTTCGGAGAGGATGTTGATCTTGTCGGAGGGCGGAGGGATTACAAATAAAGTTCGTCtgaataataatgtaaaattcaagAAGAAAAGCGAAGGAACTTGGAGGAATATAGTACACAG AGAGGACGGTAGTGGAATCGCACTACAAGCTCTTAAAAGGGTAGAGAAAGGATGGGGTCAAGGAAACCTATACAATCTGCCATCTTCAAAAATTAGAGCAAGTGATTATTGGGAGGATCTAGCTTGA